In Methanocella paludicola SANAE, the sequence GCTGCAATACAGGAGAAAGCCGGCGATGATGCTGACGGCGATTGATATCACCACTCAGAAGATGATGGAGCAGGAGCTGAAAAAGAGCGTGGAGAAGTTCCGGGACCTCGTCGAGAACTCCCCTCTCCTGGTCTGGGATGTCAACGAGAACTACCGTTGTACTTACGTAAGCCCGAAGTCCAGGGAATCCCTCGGCTATGAGCCCGAAGAGGTCCTCGGCAAGACGCCCTTCGATTTTATTTCTCCGGACGACCTCGAGCGCGTGCAGGCGCTGGTAAAGCCGTACCTGGACGAGCATAAGCCATTCGAGGTAGAGGAGTACTTCGTGGTGAGAAAAGACGGCGAGAAAATTATTTTCCGGACGGTCGCAACGCCGATGTTCGACGATAAAGGGCAGTTTTCGGGGTACCGGGGCATTAACCGGCAACTCCTGCCTGGCGAATAAGATCAGAAAAATAAGCCGGTAGGCGTTTTGAACGCCTACAGAACCTTACGCTTTGTCTCGTGTAGCATTACGGGTTTGAGTCGGTTTTATGGTAGTTTACCACCAGCCGAGGCCACCCCAGCCGAGGCCACATCCGCCCCAACCAAGGCCGCAGCCGCCCAGGCCACCCCAGCCGAGGCCGCCCCACATGGGCCAGCCCCAGCCGCCCCAGCCACCCCAGCCGAGGCCACGCAAGCCCCAGCCGCCCCAGCCGAGGCCGCCCCACCAGGCAGCCGCGGGTAGTGCAATGGCCAGTACCGCTAACACGAGAAGGGCAAATATGGCATACTTCTTCCAATCCATAGTCCATCCTCCTCGCATCATAATTATTAGACTAGAAACAAAACGTTATTTTGTGAGCTTAGCGGAAAATCCGACGACGTGCTCCAAGAGTCTCAGCGAACTTCTTGCTTCGGGAAATTACAATATTATTCGACAAGGGCGTCGCCGGAAAAGGTTCAAATCTACGCCCGAGCCCATAGAAAAACGATTAGTCTATGCAGGAATGCCAGGCATGTGAATGATATTACGAAGAAATATGCGGGACGAGCGTCCCGCGCTCTTCATATGCTTCGGGTATGCTTTATACAGCGTAAATGCGTAGCTGCAACAGCTTCATGCCGTTGTTGTCGTAGTTCCAGAAGTAGTTGTAGAGGTCGTTGTCAAAGATGTTATACCTCTGGGGATTGTCGATGCCCGTCTTCGGCTACTGTACGCCGATGATGTTCAGGTTGTATTATTCGCGCTGGGCCCACGACAGATATATAAGCGATTTAGGTATGCGATTTTATTTTATCTGATTTAACATTTATACGCCCGATCTACCTGTCTAAAATTGCGGGCAGCAGGACGATAAACCGGGCCCCTTTGCGATGATCCCCTTTAACCCGGTCTTCGACCGATATGCTCCCGCTCATGTCCTCTAAAAGTGTTTTGACAAGGTAAAGCCCCAGCCCCCGTCCGGTCGCCTTTGTCTTTCCCGGCTCAAACCTCGTGAAGAGCCGCTCTTTTAGCTCATCGGGAATTCCGGGGCCGTTATCCTCGATCGATACCCGGTAAAAATCCTTGCCGTCGAGCCTGGCTTTCCTTAGATCTATCAGGATATCCAGGCGGCGGTCGGCGGGAGAATGCTTAATGGCGTTACCGATCAAATTCGTGAAAACATCATGGACAAGCTCATTTGCATAGATGAAGCATTGAGGCGAGGACGTAAGGCCGATATGCACCTCACGGTCGGGCACTTGAGAGTAATGGTCCTTCAGGTCGGCGAGTATCCTGCAAAGGTCGATCGGCCGGTATTTGAGGCCGCCAGCCCGGGACCTCTGGATCTTGCGTACGTTCATGATCAGCTTCGAGCTGTTCAGCTGCGTTTCCAGCGCCTTCTCCAGGAGCGGACGGTCCTTCGGCTCGAGCCTGCCAGTTGAGTCGAGCAGATCCAGCGCCAGCTCGAGGTAGCCGATGCCTACCTGGCTCAGATTGTTGATGTCATGGCCCATCAGGTCGAGATACATCTCGGCCTCACTTTTGGCTTCCTGAAGCCCCCTTTCTGCATTTTTCAGCTTCGTGATGTCCATGATGGCCGCCACGGCCGACGTAATTCGCCCCTGCGCATCCTTGATGGGAGCGGTGCTAGCCAGCACGGTGTGCTCCTGGCCGTCCGGCTGCCGGGCCAGTATCTCCATATCCGATACCTGCTTGCCGAACA encodes:
- a CDS encoding sensor histidine kinase, giving the protein MKEHAMGQRRPLESIHESEEKYRNLIENISDWVWETDKNMVFTYSNPRVKDYLGFIPAEIMGRSMYDLMPREWADRIKNFVEAMNREGKPVAVCEKAMNAKSGEVVYFEMTVNLIFDENGRVTGYRGICRDIRDRKRAEEAQRKAYGELEHMVKERTKELEHARATLQAILDTVPIGILVVDAKTHLVTYHSSGIERTFGGPLVGKTYGVDMYPNQILHLDGSPMRNEEMPLYISLMFGKQVSDMEILARQPDGQEHTVLASTAPIKDAQGRITSAVAAIMDITKLKNAERGLQEAKSEAEMYLDLMGHDINNLSQVGIGYLELALDLLDSTGRLEPKDRPLLEKALETQLNSSKLIMNVRKIQRSRAGGLKYRPIDLCRILADLKDHYSQVPDREVHIGLTSSPQCFIYANELVHDVFTNLIGNAIKHSPADRRLDILIDLRKARLDGKDFYRVSIEDNGPGIPDELKERLFTRFEPGKTKATGRGLGLYLVKTLLEDMSGSISVEDRVKGDHRKGARFIVLLPAILDR